One window of Channa argus isolate prfri chromosome 4, Channa argus male v1.0, whole genome shotgun sequence genomic DNA carries:
- the sigirr gene encoding single Ig IL-1-related receptor isoform X2 — protein MAVILVAFILVCARSWDTSFLTVEPLQPQNTPQIQLIWQKDCQQIPSQEGKTYLEFASFSYEDQGNYTCMQQGNTTASFTVHLIVKEFQCSKPPEFKPNSGPTQLWRNVGCTVKMNCTALLFWDPNEEQCDTTLQWRKDGEPITNLTLYKQNSSSWSPRAGQLMTNSLLEVDLAEVKDFGLYSCIVRNISSDFSLQNSNSPNHAAAVIAAIMLLLFLGVAALVYSRCHLNIKLWYRNYYGDYELNDGKLYDAYISYVNNDYDRKFVNFILKPHLENKNAYKVHLNENDILPGGEPSAELLMNMSRSRRLIVLLSHAYLEQDWCDNNFRQGLLRVLEICQRPILIMLEGQCKRMRPEIKQQLSEHQHCLTVLTWRHNSVTPSSDFWKELSLAMPRKLVFHSESAGDPQTVLQDDKDPMLTVDTDYLDCHSDTDPAGDLGLRLPVYKPMACRAPVLPPAPLVTPEPKPSDIDVSDLGSRNYEARSDFYCLVTEDI, from the exons ATGGCTGTGATTTTAGTCGCTTTCATATTGGTGTGCGCCAGGTCATGGGACACGTCTTTCCTCACTGTCG AGCCTCTTCAGCCCCAGAACACCCCACAAATCCAGCTGATTTGGCAGAAGGATTGTCAGCAGATCCCCAGCCAGGAGGGGAAAACCTACCTGGAGTTTGCCAGCTTTAGCTACGAAGACCAAGGGAATTACACCTGTATGCAACAGGGCAACACCACAGCCTCTTTCACTGTGCACCTCATTGTTAAGG AATTTCAGTGCTCAAAACCCCCAGAATTTAAACCTAACAGTGGCCCAACCCAACTGTGGAGGAATGTCGGCTGCACTGTGAAAATGAACTGCACTGCTCTCCTCTTCTGGGATCCAAACGAGGAGCAATGTGACACCACACTGCAGTGGAGAAAAGATGGCGAACCCATCACCAACCTCACACTTTACAAACAGAACTCCTCCTCATG GTCCCCTCGTGCTGGACAACTGATGACAAACAGTCTGCTGGAGGTTGACCTTGCTGAAGTGAAAGATTTTGGGCTCTACAGCTGCATAGTGAGGAACATTTCATCTGATTTCAGCCTACAGAATTcaa acAGCCCTAATCACGCAGCCGCTGTTATTGCTGCCATCATGCTCCTTCTCTTCCTGGGTGTAGCGGCTCTTGTGTACTCCAGGTGTCACCTGAACATCAAACTGTGGTACAGGAACTATTATGGAGACTATGAACTCAATG ATGGGAAATTATACGATGCCTACATCTCCTATGTGAACAATGACTATGACAGGAAGTTTGTCAACTTCATTCTCAAACCTCacctagaaaataaaaatgcgtACAAAGTGCATCTTAATGAAAATGATATTCTACCTGGTGGTG AGCCTTCTGCAGAGCTGCTAATGAACATGAGTCGATCTCGGCGTCTAATTGTGTTGCTCTCTCATGCTTACCTCGAGCAGGACTGGTGTGACAATAACTTCAG acaaGGCCTTCTGCGCGTGTTGGAAATATGTCAGCGACCCATTCTCATTATGCTGGAGGGCCAGTGCAAGCGTATGAGGCCTGAGATCAAGCAGCAGCTGAGTGAGCACCAGCACTGCCTTACTGTACTCACATGGAGGCACAACTCTGTG ACTCCGTCATCAGACTTCTGGAAGGAGCTGTCTTTAGCCATGCCTCGCAAGCTGGTTTTCCACAGTGAGTCTGCAGGCGACCCTCAGACTGTGCTGCAAGATGACAAAGACCCCATGTTGACTGTGGACACTGACTACCTGGACTGCCACTCAGACACGGACCCTGCAGGAGATCTGG gGCTACGTCTCCCTGTGTACAAACCCATGGCCTGTAGAGCTCCTGTCCTTCCCCCTGCTCCACTCGTGACACCAGAGCCCAAACCCTCAGACATAGACGTATCTGATCTGGGATCACGCAACTATGAAGCCCGCTCGGACTTCTACTGCCTGGTCACTGAGGACATTTGA
- the sigirr gene encoding single Ig IL-1-related receptor isoform X1 has protein sequence MAVILVAFILVCARSWDTSFLTVAQTCVDESRYREQVLYVGQQKPPYNLSCPLEPLQPQNTPQIQLIWQKDCQQIPSQEGKTYLEFASFSYEDQGNYTCMQQGNTTASFTVHLIVKEFQCSKPPEFKPNSGPTQLWRNVGCTVKMNCTALLFWDPNEEQCDTTLQWRKDGEPITNLTLYKQNSSSWSPRAGQLMTNSLLEVDLAEVKDFGLYSCIVRNISSDFSLQNSNSPNHAAAVIAAIMLLLFLGVAALVYSRCHLNIKLWYRNYYGDYELNDGKLYDAYISYVNNDYDRKFVNFILKPHLENKNAYKVHLNENDILPGGEPSAELLMNMSRSRRLIVLLSHAYLEQDWCDNNFRQGLLRVLEICQRPILIMLEGQCKRMRPEIKQQLSEHQHCLTVLTWRHNSVTPSSDFWKELSLAMPRKLVFHSESAGDPQTVLQDDKDPMLTVDTDYLDCHSDTDPAGDLGLRLPVYKPMACRAPVLPPAPLVTPEPKPSDIDVSDLGSRNYEARSDFYCLVTEDI, from the exons ATGGCTGTGATTTTAGTCGCTTTCATATTGGTGTGCGCCAGGTCATGGGACACGTCTTTCCTCACTGTCG CTCAGACCTGTGTTGATGAGAGCAGATACAGGGAACAGGTGCTGTATGTGGGGCAGCAGAAGCCTCCGTATAATTTAAGCTGCCCTCTAGAGCCTCTTCAGCCCCAGAACACCCCACAAATCCAGCTGATTTGGCAGAAGGATTGTCAGCAGATCCCCAGCCAGGAGGGGAAAACCTACCTGGAGTTTGCCAGCTTTAGCTACGAAGACCAAGGGAATTACACCTGTATGCAACAGGGCAACACCACAGCCTCTTTCACTGTGCACCTCATTGTTAAGG AATTTCAGTGCTCAAAACCCCCAGAATTTAAACCTAACAGTGGCCCAACCCAACTGTGGAGGAATGTCGGCTGCACTGTGAAAATGAACTGCACTGCTCTCCTCTTCTGGGATCCAAACGAGGAGCAATGTGACACCACACTGCAGTGGAGAAAAGATGGCGAACCCATCACCAACCTCACACTTTACAAACAGAACTCCTCCTCATG GTCCCCTCGTGCTGGACAACTGATGACAAACAGTCTGCTGGAGGTTGACCTTGCTGAAGTGAAAGATTTTGGGCTCTACAGCTGCATAGTGAGGAACATTTCATCTGATTTCAGCCTACAGAATTcaa acAGCCCTAATCACGCAGCCGCTGTTATTGCTGCCATCATGCTCCTTCTCTTCCTGGGTGTAGCGGCTCTTGTGTACTCCAGGTGTCACCTGAACATCAAACTGTGGTACAGGAACTATTATGGAGACTATGAACTCAATG ATGGGAAATTATACGATGCCTACATCTCCTATGTGAACAATGACTATGACAGGAAGTTTGTCAACTTCATTCTCAAACCTCacctagaaaataaaaatgcgtACAAAGTGCATCTTAATGAAAATGATATTCTACCTGGTGGTG AGCCTTCTGCAGAGCTGCTAATGAACATGAGTCGATCTCGGCGTCTAATTGTGTTGCTCTCTCATGCTTACCTCGAGCAGGACTGGTGTGACAATAACTTCAG acaaGGCCTTCTGCGCGTGTTGGAAATATGTCAGCGACCCATTCTCATTATGCTGGAGGGCCAGTGCAAGCGTATGAGGCCTGAGATCAAGCAGCAGCTGAGTGAGCACCAGCACTGCCTTACTGTACTCACATGGAGGCACAACTCTGTG ACTCCGTCATCAGACTTCTGGAAGGAGCTGTCTTTAGCCATGCCTCGCAAGCTGGTTTTCCACAGTGAGTCTGCAGGCGACCCTCAGACTGTGCTGCAAGATGACAAAGACCCCATGTTGACTGTGGACACTGACTACCTGGACTGCCACTCAGACACGGACCCTGCAGGAGATCTGG gGCTACGTCTCCCTGTGTACAAACCCATGGCCTGTAGAGCTCCTGTCCTTCCCCCTGCTCCACTCGTGACACCAGAGCCCAAACCCTCAGACATAGACGTATCTGATCTGGGATCACGCAACTATGAAGCCCGCTCGGACTTCTACTGCCTGGTCACTGAGGACATTTGA
- the pkp3a gene encoding plakophilin-3a isoform X3 translates to MPNTSVTTYALPSEIQLGNGSSLPNEVARARRVQQQVQMRLAEKSTLPRQNGSASHYAMSDYGGSSTVKYQTYNPSFSSKSSYVYTGSRTLGPRVSQRSGFSCQSAAPELANYHRISVGGGGAGVGVPGVAVGGDGFYRDDMRMGSYQSGARQQSRMEPETISVHSMRQQSMQAGQWMVDGSDAGSLVSDRDATYSRPYNQATVNGYVSQVRQGGGSMTLPTPMRRSLSGTLSRGGGMAGGEAEIVQQHSFKGPAHRTISRITNRNRMSMGSTAGTLQHQMSSSGSTYGGGGDRVDKGFIASAVSSGSQGNLYMQRQGALSRAMSIKSMHSVGKGMDIFSGQMEMGASMGNLSGITSLDMASAVQNLRDPDYDVQVLGAAYIQHECYNDNNAKNEVRRLKGIAELVKLFNSDNIEVQRYATGATRNLIFENMENKVALIEEGGIPYLVSALGEPDDELHKNITGILWNLSSKDNLKEKLARETLSELTNKVLIPLTSVNDSNNISLSPSEADIFYNTTGCLRNLSSVSEKTRQQMRETSGLVDSLVTYIKDALENSKAEDKGVENAVCVLRNLSYQLYSELPPSVLLRLDGPTRAQDSKKGEAIGCFTPQSRKAKNNKNQDLSTLSEVARSPKDMEWLWHPQIVGVYSRVLTLCEINNTTREAAAGALQNITAGDKRWASVLSRVALEQERVLPVLLDNMRTTNDVELRSLTGFLRNLSRHARNKDDMASKVVNNLVGRLPNDGRVKDPSSDVVVNILGVLNTLVTYSSIAARDITFFDGLTKLMGIKNDHDNSTGKLKAAKAASTVLTNMFQYKKMHKAYKEKGFSRPDFVDITI, encoded by the exons ATG CCCAACACGTCGGTTACCACCTACGCGCTCCCATCGGAGATCCAGCTCGGGAACGGGAGCTCCCTGCCCAATGAAGTGGCCAGAGCGCGGCGCGTCCAGCAGCAGGTCCAGATGAGACTGGCGGAGAAGTCCACACTTCCGCGTCAAAATGGATCTGCCTCACACTACGCCATGTCAG aTTACGGTGGCTCTTCAACAGTGAAGTACCAAACCTATAACCCAAGTTTCAGCTCTAAATCATCCTACGTGTACACAGGCTCCAGAACACTG GGTCCACGTGTATCCCAGAGGTCGGGCTTCAGCTGCCAGTCTGCTGCCCCAGAGCTGGCCAACTACCACAGGATCAGTGttggaggtggaggagctggTGTCGGAGTCCCTGGTGTCGCTGTTGGCGGTGATGGTTTTTACAGAGACGACATGCGCATGGGCAGCTACCAAAGCGGTGCCAGGCAGCAGAGCCGAATGGAGCCAGAGACCATCTCTGTGCATTCAATGCGGCAGCAGTCAATGCAGGCAGGCCAATGGATGGTTGATGGCAGCGATGCTGGCAGCTTGGTGTCAGACCGGGATGCCACCTACAGCCGCCCGTACAATCAGGCCACAGTCAACGGCTACGTCAGCCAGGTGAGGCAGGGAGGAGGCAGCATGACCTTGCCGACACCTATGCGCCGAAGTCTTAGTGGCACTCTTTCCCGAGGTGGAGGGATGGCTGGAGGTGAGGCAGAGATTGTCCAGCAACATTCCTTCAAAGGCCCAGCCCACCGCACCATCAGCAGGATTACAAACCGAAACCGGATGAGCATGGGCTCTACGGCTGGGACCCTTCAGCACCAGATGTCCTCAAGTGGGAGCACCTATGGTGGGGGAGGAGACAGAGTGGACAAGGGGTTCATCGCATCTGCAGTGTCCTCTGGTTCTCAGGGGAACCTATATATGCAGCGTCAGGGAGCCCTGTCCCGTGCCATGTCAATCAAAAGCATGCATAGTGTGGGCAAGGGCATGGACATCTTCAGTGGGCAGATGGAGATGGGAGCCAGCATGGGCAACCTGAGCGG GATAACCTCTTTGGACATGGCCAGTGCAGTGCAAAACCTAAGAGACCCCGATTATGATGTGCAGGTCCTCGGTGCTGCCTACATTCAGCATGAGTGCTACAATGACAACAATGCCAAAAATGAG GTGCGTCGCTTGAAGGGCATTGCCGAGCTAGTGAAGTTGTTTAACAGCGACAACATAGAGGTGCAGCGTTATGCCACTGGTGCCACACGCAACCTCATCTTTGAGAATATGGAGAACAAGGTGGCCCTGATTGAAGAAGGAGGCATCCCATACCTGGTCAGTGCACTTGGGGAACCCGACGATGAGCTCCATAAAAACATCACAG gtatCCTGTGGAACCTTTCATCCAAAGACAACCTGAAGGAGAAACTAGCCAGAGAGACCCTATCCGAGCTCACGAACAAGGTCCTCATTCCTCTTACAAGTGTCAATGACTCTAACAATATCTCTCTGAGCCCCTCTGAGGCAGACATCTTCTACAACACCACAGGGTGCCTCAG GAATCTAAGCTCTGTGAGCGAGAAGACCCGTCAGCAGATGAGAGAAACAAGCGGACTGGTGGATTCTTTGGTGACCTACATCAAGGACGCCCTTGAGAATAGCAAGGCAGAAGACAAG GGTGTGGaaaatgcagtgtgtgtctTGAGAAACCTCTCCTACCAGCTGTACAGTGAGTTGCCTCCATCTGTTCTTTTGCGCCTGGATGGACCAACCAGAGCTCAGGACTCAAAGAAGGGTGAAGCCATTGGTTGCTTTACACCGCAGAGCAGGAAAGCCAAAAAT AATAAGAACCAGGATCTTTCCACCTTAAGTGAGGTCGCTCGTTCGCCAAAGGATATGGAGTGGCTATGGCACCCTCAGATAGTGGGGGTGTATAGCCGTGTGCTAACGCTGTGCGAGATCAACAACACAACTCGCGAGGCGGCTGCTGGAGCGCTGCAGAATATCACAGCCGGAGACAAGAGA TGGGCTTCAGTGTTGAGCCGTGTGGCTCTGGAGCAGGAGCGTgtgctgccagtgctgctgGACAACATGCGTACCACCAATGATGTGGAGTTGCGCTCCCTTACAGGCTTCCTCCGAAATCTGTCCCGCCATGCAAGAAACAAGGATGATATGG CTTCAAAGGTGGTGAACAACCTCGTGGGTAGGCTGCCTAATGACGGACGAGTCAAGGACCCCTCCAGTGATGTGGTGGTCAACATCTTGGGTGTTCTCAATACATTGGTGACATACAGCTCTATAGCTGCCAGAGACATAACCTTCTTTGACGGGCTGACTAAACTGATGGGCATCAAGAACGATCACGATAACAG TACTGggaagctgaaagcagccaaAGCAGCATCCACAGTTCTCACCAACATGTTCCAGTACAAGAAAATGCACAAGGCATACAAAGAG AAAGGGTTTTCAAGACCGGATTTTGTGGATATAACTATCTAA
- the pkp3a gene encoding plakophilin-3a isoform X2: protein MVMPNTSVTTYALPSEIQLGNGSSLPNEVARARRVQQQVQMRLAEKSTLPRQNGSASHYAMSDYGGSSTVKYQTYNPSFSSKSSYVYTGSRTLGPRVSQRSGFSCQSAAPELANYHRISVGGGGAGVGVPGVAVGGDGFYRDDMRMGSYQSGARQQSRMEPETISVHSMRQQSMQAGQWMVDGSDAGSLVSDRDATYSRPYNQATVNGYVSQVRQGGGSMTLPTPMRRSLSGTLSRGGGMAGGEAEIVQQHSFKGPAHRTISRITNRNRMSMGSTAGTLQHQMSSSGSTYGGGGDRVDKGFIASAVSSGSQGNLYMQRQGALSRAMSIKSMHSVGKGMDIFSGQMEMGASMGNLSGITSLDMASAVQNLRDPDYDVQVLGAAYIQHECYNDNNAKNEVRRLKGIAELVKLFNSDNIEVQRYATGATRNLIFENMENKVALIEEGGIPYLVSALGEPDDELHKNITGILWNLSSKDNLKEKLARETLSELTNKVLIPLTSVNDSNNISLSPSEADIFYNTTGCLRNLSSVSEKTRQQMRETSGLVDSLVTYIKDALENSKAEDKGVENAVCVLRNLSYQLYSELPPSVLLRLDGPTRAQDSKKGEAIGCFTPQSRKAKNNKNQDLSTLSEVARSPKDMEWLWHPQIVGVYSRVLTLCEINNTTREAAAGALQNITAGDKRWASVLSRVALEQERVLPVLLDNMRTTNDVELRSLTGFLRNLSRHARNKDDMASKVVNNLVGRLPNDGRVKDPSSDVVVNILGVLNTLVTYSSIAARDITFFDGLTKLMGIKNDHDNSTGKLKAAKAASTVLTNMFQYKKMHKAYKEKGFSRPDFVDITI from the exons ATGGTAATG CCCAACACGTCGGTTACCACCTACGCGCTCCCATCGGAGATCCAGCTCGGGAACGGGAGCTCCCTGCCCAATGAAGTGGCCAGAGCGCGGCGCGTCCAGCAGCAGGTCCAGATGAGACTGGCGGAGAAGTCCACACTTCCGCGTCAAAATGGATCTGCCTCACACTACGCCATGTCAG aTTACGGTGGCTCTTCAACAGTGAAGTACCAAACCTATAACCCAAGTTTCAGCTCTAAATCATCCTACGTGTACACAGGCTCCAGAACACTG GGTCCACGTGTATCCCAGAGGTCGGGCTTCAGCTGCCAGTCTGCTGCCCCAGAGCTGGCCAACTACCACAGGATCAGTGttggaggtggaggagctggTGTCGGAGTCCCTGGTGTCGCTGTTGGCGGTGATGGTTTTTACAGAGACGACATGCGCATGGGCAGCTACCAAAGCGGTGCCAGGCAGCAGAGCCGAATGGAGCCAGAGACCATCTCTGTGCATTCAATGCGGCAGCAGTCAATGCAGGCAGGCCAATGGATGGTTGATGGCAGCGATGCTGGCAGCTTGGTGTCAGACCGGGATGCCACCTACAGCCGCCCGTACAATCAGGCCACAGTCAACGGCTACGTCAGCCAGGTGAGGCAGGGAGGAGGCAGCATGACCTTGCCGACACCTATGCGCCGAAGTCTTAGTGGCACTCTTTCCCGAGGTGGAGGGATGGCTGGAGGTGAGGCAGAGATTGTCCAGCAACATTCCTTCAAAGGCCCAGCCCACCGCACCATCAGCAGGATTACAAACCGAAACCGGATGAGCATGGGCTCTACGGCTGGGACCCTTCAGCACCAGATGTCCTCAAGTGGGAGCACCTATGGTGGGGGAGGAGACAGAGTGGACAAGGGGTTCATCGCATCTGCAGTGTCCTCTGGTTCTCAGGGGAACCTATATATGCAGCGTCAGGGAGCCCTGTCCCGTGCCATGTCAATCAAAAGCATGCATAGTGTGGGCAAGGGCATGGACATCTTCAGTGGGCAGATGGAGATGGGAGCCAGCATGGGCAACCTGAGCGG GATAACCTCTTTGGACATGGCCAGTGCAGTGCAAAACCTAAGAGACCCCGATTATGATGTGCAGGTCCTCGGTGCTGCCTACATTCAGCATGAGTGCTACAATGACAACAATGCCAAAAATGAG GTGCGTCGCTTGAAGGGCATTGCCGAGCTAGTGAAGTTGTTTAACAGCGACAACATAGAGGTGCAGCGTTATGCCACTGGTGCCACACGCAACCTCATCTTTGAGAATATGGAGAACAAGGTGGCCCTGATTGAAGAAGGAGGCATCCCATACCTGGTCAGTGCACTTGGGGAACCCGACGATGAGCTCCATAAAAACATCACAG gtatCCTGTGGAACCTTTCATCCAAAGACAACCTGAAGGAGAAACTAGCCAGAGAGACCCTATCCGAGCTCACGAACAAGGTCCTCATTCCTCTTACAAGTGTCAATGACTCTAACAATATCTCTCTGAGCCCCTCTGAGGCAGACATCTTCTACAACACCACAGGGTGCCTCAG GAATCTAAGCTCTGTGAGCGAGAAGACCCGTCAGCAGATGAGAGAAACAAGCGGACTGGTGGATTCTTTGGTGACCTACATCAAGGACGCCCTTGAGAATAGCAAGGCAGAAGACAAG GGTGTGGaaaatgcagtgtgtgtctTGAGAAACCTCTCCTACCAGCTGTACAGTGAGTTGCCTCCATCTGTTCTTTTGCGCCTGGATGGACCAACCAGAGCTCAGGACTCAAAGAAGGGTGAAGCCATTGGTTGCTTTACACCGCAGAGCAGGAAAGCCAAAAAT AATAAGAACCAGGATCTTTCCACCTTAAGTGAGGTCGCTCGTTCGCCAAAGGATATGGAGTGGCTATGGCACCCTCAGATAGTGGGGGTGTATAGCCGTGTGCTAACGCTGTGCGAGATCAACAACACAACTCGCGAGGCGGCTGCTGGAGCGCTGCAGAATATCACAGCCGGAGACAAGAGA TGGGCTTCAGTGTTGAGCCGTGTGGCTCTGGAGCAGGAGCGTgtgctgccagtgctgctgGACAACATGCGTACCACCAATGATGTGGAGTTGCGCTCCCTTACAGGCTTCCTCCGAAATCTGTCCCGCCATGCAAGAAACAAGGATGATATGG CTTCAAAGGTGGTGAACAACCTCGTGGGTAGGCTGCCTAATGACGGACGAGTCAAGGACCCCTCCAGTGATGTGGTGGTCAACATCTTGGGTGTTCTCAATACATTGGTGACATACAGCTCTATAGCTGCCAGAGACATAACCTTCTTTGACGGGCTGACTAAACTGATGGGCATCAAGAACGATCACGATAACAG TACTGggaagctgaaagcagccaaAGCAGCATCCACAGTTCTCACCAACATGTTCCAGTACAAGAAAATGCACAAGGCATACAAAGAG AAAGGGTTTTCAAGACCGGATTTTGTGGATATAACTATCTAA
- the pkp3a gene encoding plakophilin-3a isoform X1 yields the protein MSTVASETMFLTSLQPNTSVTTYALPSEIQLGNGSSLPNEVARARRVQQQVQMRLAEKSTLPRQNGSASHYAMSDYGGSSTVKYQTYNPSFSSKSSYVYTGSRTLGPRVSQRSGFSCQSAAPELANYHRISVGGGGAGVGVPGVAVGGDGFYRDDMRMGSYQSGARQQSRMEPETISVHSMRQQSMQAGQWMVDGSDAGSLVSDRDATYSRPYNQATVNGYVSQVRQGGGSMTLPTPMRRSLSGTLSRGGGMAGGEAEIVQQHSFKGPAHRTISRITNRNRMSMGSTAGTLQHQMSSSGSTYGGGGDRVDKGFIASAVSSGSQGNLYMQRQGALSRAMSIKSMHSVGKGMDIFSGQMEMGASMGNLSGITSLDMASAVQNLRDPDYDVQVLGAAYIQHECYNDNNAKNEVRRLKGIAELVKLFNSDNIEVQRYATGATRNLIFENMENKVALIEEGGIPYLVSALGEPDDELHKNITGILWNLSSKDNLKEKLARETLSELTNKVLIPLTSVNDSNNISLSPSEADIFYNTTGCLRNLSSVSEKTRQQMRETSGLVDSLVTYIKDALENSKAEDKGVENAVCVLRNLSYQLYSELPPSVLLRLDGPTRAQDSKKGEAIGCFTPQSRKAKNNKNQDLSTLSEVARSPKDMEWLWHPQIVGVYSRVLTLCEINNTTREAAAGALQNITAGDKRWASVLSRVALEQERVLPVLLDNMRTTNDVELRSLTGFLRNLSRHARNKDDMASKVVNNLVGRLPNDGRVKDPSSDVVVNILGVLNTLVTYSSIAARDITFFDGLTKLMGIKNDHDNSTGKLKAAKAASTVLTNMFQYKKMHKAYKEKGFSRPDFVDITI from the exons ATGAGTACCGTGGCCTCAGAGACCATGTTTTTGACCTCTTTGCAGCCCAACACGTCGGTTACCACCTACGCGCTCCCATCGGAGATCCAGCTCGGGAACGGGAGCTCCCTGCCCAATGAAGTGGCCAGAGCGCGGCGCGTCCAGCAGCAGGTCCAGATGAGACTGGCGGAGAAGTCCACACTTCCGCGTCAAAATGGATCTGCCTCACACTACGCCATGTCAG aTTACGGTGGCTCTTCAACAGTGAAGTACCAAACCTATAACCCAAGTTTCAGCTCTAAATCATCCTACGTGTACACAGGCTCCAGAACACTG GGTCCACGTGTATCCCAGAGGTCGGGCTTCAGCTGCCAGTCTGCTGCCCCAGAGCTGGCCAACTACCACAGGATCAGTGttggaggtggaggagctggTGTCGGAGTCCCTGGTGTCGCTGTTGGCGGTGATGGTTTTTACAGAGACGACATGCGCATGGGCAGCTACCAAAGCGGTGCCAGGCAGCAGAGCCGAATGGAGCCAGAGACCATCTCTGTGCATTCAATGCGGCAGCAGTCAATGCAGGCAGGCCAATGGATGGTTGATGGCAGCGATGCTGGCAGCTTGGTGTCAGACCGGGATGCCACCTACAGCCGCCCGTACAATCAGGCCACAGTCAACGGCTACGTCAGCCAGGTGAGGCAGGGAGGAGGCAGCATGACCTTGCCGACACCTATGCGCCGAAGTCTTAGTGGCACTCTTTCCCGAGGTGGAGGGATGGCTGGAGGTGAGGCAGAGATTGTCCAGCAACATTCCTTCAAAGGCCCAGCCCACCGCACCATCAGCAGGATTACAAACCGAAACCGGATGAGCATGGGCTCTACGGCTGGGACCCTTCAGCACCAGATGTCCTCAAGTGGGAGCACCTATGGTGGGGGAGGAGACAGAGTGGACAAGGGGTTCATCGCATCTGCAGTGTCCTCTGGTTCTCAGGGGAACCTATATATGCAGCGTCAGGGAGCCCTGTCCCGTGCCATGTCAATCAAAAGCATGCATAGTGTGGGCAAGGGCATGGACATCTTCAGTGGGCAGATGGAGATGGGAGCCAGCATGGGCAACCTGAGCGG GATAACCTCTTTGGACATGGCCAGTGCAGTGCAAAACCTAAGAGACCCCGATTATGATGTGCAGGTCCTCGGTGCTGCCTACATTCAGCATGAGTGCTACAATGACAACAATGCCAAAAATGAG GTGCGTCGCTTGAAGGGCATTGCCGAGCTAGTGAAGTTGTTTAACAGCGACAACATAGAGGTGCAGCGTTATGCCACTGGTGCCACACGCAACCTCATCTTTGAGAATATGGAGAACAAGGTGGCCCTGATTGAAGAAGGAGGCATCCCATACCTGGTCAGTGCACTTGGGGAACCCGACGATGAGCTCCATAAAAACATCACAG gtatCCTGTGGAACCTTTCATCCAAAGACAACCTGAAGGAGAAACTAGCCAGAGAGACCCTATCCGAGCTCACGAACAAGGTCCTCATTCCTCTTACAAGTGTCAATGACTCTAACAATATCTCTCTGAGCCCCTCTGAGGCAGACATCTTCTACAACACCACAGGGTGCCTCAG GAATCTAAGCTCTGTGAGCGAGAAGACCCGTCAGCAGATGAGAGAAACAAGCGGACTGGTGGATTCTTTGGTGACCTACATCAAGGACGCCCTTGAGAATAGCAAGGCAGAAGACAAG GGTGTGGaaaatgcagtgtgtgtctTGAGAAACCTCTCCTACCAGCTGTACAGTGAGTTGCCTCCATCTGTTCTTTTGCGCCTGGATGGACCAACCAGAGCTCAGGACTCAAAGAAGGGTGAAGCCATTGGTTGCTTTACACCGCAGAGCAGGAAAGCCAAAAAT AATAAGAACCAGGATCTTTCCACCTTAAGTGAGGTCGCTCGTTCGCCAAAGGATATGGAGTGGCTATGGCACCCTCAGATAGTGGGGGTGTATAGCCGTGTGCTAACGCTGTGCGAGATCAACAACACAACTCGCGAGGCGGCTGCTGGAGCGCTGCAGAATATCACAGCCGGAGACAAGAGA TGGGCTTCAGTGTTGAGCCGTGTGGCTCTGGAGCAGGAGCGTgtgctgccagtgctgctgGACAACATGCGTACCACCAATGATGTGGAGTTGCGCTCCCTTACAGGCTTCCTCCGAAATCTGTCCCGCCATGCAAGAAACAAGGATGATATGG CTTCAAAGGTGGTGAACAACCTCGTGGGTAGGCTGCCTAATGACGGACGAGTCAAGGACCCCTCCAGTGATGTGGTGGTCAACATCTTGGGTGTTCTCAATACATTGGTGACATACAGCTCTATAGCTGCCAGAGACATAACCTTCTTTGACGGGCTGACTAAACTGATGGGCATCAAGAACGATCACGATAACAG TACTGggaagctgaaagcagccaaAGCAGCATCCACAGTTCTCACCAACATGTTCCAGTACAAGAAAATGCACAAGGCATACAAAGAG AAAGGGTTTTCAAGACCGGATTTTGTGGATATAACTATCTAA